A portion of the Rubeoparvulum massiliense genome contains these proteins:
- the hisS gene encoding histidine--tRNA ligase: MNSFRVPKGTQDILPGEVERWQYLEEKARDLCRRFGYQEIRTPIFEQTELFARGVGETTDIVTKEMYTFEDKGGRSMTLRPEGTAGVARSFVQHKMHGYADQPQKLFYIGPMFRYEQPQAGRWRQLHQFGVEAIGSDDPAIDAEVISIAYHFYREIGLDGLSVDLNSIGCPVCRPQFRQQLIEHFRPVIGEFCKDCQERLERNPLRIMDCKVDAGHPAMATAPSILDHLCEECDEHFSKVQQYLKELGIPFTLNPRLVRGLDYYTRTAFEIIESRIGAVSTLCGGGRYNGLIEQLGGPAEAPGIGFAVGLERAILALDVQKVQLPMTPRFDLYVVTLDDASHVEGARLLQQLRMAGYAADMDYMGRKMKGQIKAADRLEIPFVLLLGEDELAKNVVVFKEMATGEQQEVALSQLETVLAEKLKKNREDE, encoded by the coding sequence TTGAATTCTTTTCGTGTTCCCAAAGGGACCCAGGATATTCTACCTGGTGAAGTGGAACGGTGGCAGTACCTAGAAGAGAAGGCACGCGATTTATGCCGCCGTTTTGGCTATCAAGAGATCCGTACCCCTATTTTTGAACAGACTGAGTTATTTGCTCGCGGGGTAGGAGAGACCACGGATATTGTCACTAAGGAGATGTACACCTTCGAAGATAAGGGTGGGCGCAGCATGACCCTCCGTCCAGAAGGAACAGCTGGTGTGGCTCGTAGCTTTGTCCAACATAAGATGCACGGCTATGCTGACCAACCGCAGAAGCTCTTCTATATCGGACCCATGTTCCGCTATGAACAGCCCCAAGCAGGGCGCTGGCGTCAGCTCCATCAATTTGGCGTGGAAGCCATCGGCAGTGATGATCCTGCTATTGATGCAGAGGTGATCAGCATTGCATATCACTTTTACCGTGAGATTGGTCTAGATGGACTCTCTGTAGACCTGAATAGTATTGGCTGTCCAGTCTGTCGTCCTCAGTTTCGCCAGCAACTGATTGAGCATTTTCGACCGGTGATCGGGGAGTTTTGTAAGGACTGTCAGGAGCGGCTGGAGCGCAATCCCCTGCGGATTATGGACTGTAAGGTGGATGCTGGTCATCCTGCGATGGCGACAGCACCTTCCATACTTGATCATCTCTGCGAGGAATGTGACGAGCATTTCTCTAAGGTTCAACAATATCTCAAGGAGTTAGGGATTCCATTTACCCTTAATCCTCGTTTAGTTCGCGGTCTCGATTACTACACGAGAACGGCATTTGAAATCATTGAAAGCCGGATCGGCGCTGTGAGCACACTATGCGGTGGCGGACGTTACAATGGCTTGATTGAGCAATTGGGTGGACCTGCTGAAGCGCCTGGGATAGGCTTTGCAGTAGGTCTTGAACGGGCAATATTGGCATTAGATGTGCAAAAGGTGCAGTTACCCATGACACCACGCTTTGATCTCTATGTGGTGACCCTTGATGATGCTTCCCATGTGGAGGGTGCTCGACTCCTACAGCAATTGCGCATGGCTGGTTATGCTGCAGACATGGATTACATGGGACGTAAGATGAAAGGGCAGATCAAAGCAGCGGATCGTCTAGAGATTCCCTTTGTCCTCCTATTAGGTGAAGACGAATTAGCTAAAAATGTGGTCGTTTTCAAGGAAATGGCTACAGGGGAGCAACAGGAGGTCGCTCTCTCCCAACTTGAAACTGTCTTAGCTGAGAAATTGAAAAAAAATAGAGAGGATGAATGA
- a CDS encoding dimethyl sulfoxide reductase anchor subunit family protein, whose protein sequence is MHEWPLLIFTFLLQAAIGGTLALFYLQGKMEKEMEQGQVYLALKPSAITLVTLSIVGLIASFFHLGTPTHAFNLIRHLGSSWMSREILFSGLFIFLLLVTLFLALKTKGFSRPLLLISGLVGSIAVWTMAASYADTIHSAWNHAYTYIAFYANTFTIGALLIGCLLFAQQKKVAVNDKIKGALHRLSFFAVTVLLIQIVAAPSYYASLSVGDEAEVASIMLMATSYAGMILFQWVLLFLGGLGVILVLWKADKLQASQLQSILYLALVVLIIGEFVARYLFYATGLPLGVGF, encoded by the coding sequence ATGCATGAATGGCCATTGTTAATCTTCACATTCCTATTACAAGCTGCCATTGGTGGAACACTGGCTCTCTTCTATCTTCAAGGGAAGATGGAGAAGGAGATGGAGCAAGGTCAAGTATATCTTGCTTTAAAGCCATCTGCCATCACACTGGTTACTCTTTCGATTGTGGGACTTATTGCCTCATTCTTTCATCTGGGAACTCCAACACATGCATTTAACTTGATTCGTCATTTGGGTTCCTCATGGATGAGTCGTGAAATTCTCTTTTCTGGGCTCTTTATCTTTTTATTACTTGTTACCTTATTCTTAGCTCTAAAGACGAAGGGCTTTTCCCGTCCTTTACTGTTAATCAGCGGTCTCGTAGGTTCCATTGCAGTTTGGACCATGGCTGCAAGCTACGCTGATACCATTCATTCAGCCTGGAATCATGCGTATACCTACATCGCTTTCTATGCTAACACCTTCACAATTGGAGCTTTATTGATTGGCTGCTTGCTCTTTGCACAGCAGAAGAAGGTGGCTGTAAATGACAAAATAAAAGGAGCATTGCACCGTCTATCCTTCTTCGCAGTCACAGTATTACTGATCCAAATCGTTGCAGCTCCTAGCTACTACGCTAGTCTTAGTGTGGGAGACGAAGCAGAAGTTGCTAGCATCATGCTGATGGCTACTTCCTATGCAGGCATGATACTTTTCCAGTGGGTTTTACTCTTCCTAGGGGGACTTGGAGTCATTCTTGTGCTCTGGAAGGCAGATAAACTTCAGGCAAGCCAATTGCAAAGTATTCTCTATCTTGCATTGGTAGTCTTAATCATTGGAGAGTTCGTTGCGCGCTATCTCTTCTATGCAACAGGTTTGCCTCTTGGCGTAGGATTCTAA
- a CDS encoding tRNA threonylcarbamoyladenosine dehydratase, with protein sequence MAHAFSRTELLFGTEGLERLHHARVAVIGIGGVGSFAAEALARTGIGHLLLMDGDKVDITNLNRQIHATHATIGEWKVEAMKERIHTYAPNCEVETWNCRYTEETAEQLLAQPLDYIVDAFDTMTFKIHLIKACVERSIPIISSMGAANKIDPTMLQVADISKTSVDPIARVIRRELRKVGITKGVEVVFSTETPMEPHESVRAQLVDEGEVETRKQQFPPASNAFVPSTAGLTMASVVVRRLLNI encoded by the coding sequence ATGGCACATGCTTTTTCAAGGACTGAATTACTCTTCGGCACCGAAGGTTTAGAGCGCTTACATCATGCCCGTGTTGCAGTCATCGGGATCGGTGGCGTAGGCTCCTTCGCCGCAGAAGCTTTAGCACGGACAGGGATCGGTCACCTGCTTCTCATGGATGGTGACAAGGTGGATATCACCAATCTGAATCGGCAGATCCATGCAACCCATGCCACCATTGGGGAGTGGAAGGTAGAAGCCATGAAGGAACGGATCCATACCTATGCCCCTAACTGTGAAGTGGAGACCTGGAATTGTCGCTATACTGAGGAGACTGCAGAACAACTCCTTGCCCAACCCCTCGATTATATCGTGGACGCTTTCGACACCATGACATTCAAAATTCATCTGATCAAAGCGTGTGTGGAACGAAGCATTCCCATCATCTCTAGTATGGGGGCTGCCAATAAAATCGATCCTACCATGCTTCAAGTGGCAGATATCTCTAAAACCTCGGTAGATCCCATCGCCCGTGTCATCCGTCGTGAGCTACGTAAGGTGGGGATTACCAAGGGAGTGGAGGTGGTCTTCTCCACGGAGACCCCCATGGAGCCCCATGAATCAGTCCGTGCTCAGTTGGTAGATGAGGGTGAAGTAGAGACGCGAAAGCAACAATTTCCACCAGCTAGCAATGCCTTCGTACCATCCACCGCAGGGCTTACTATGGCCAGTGTGGTAGTACGACGCTTGTTGAACATTTAA
- a CDS encoding enhanced serine sensitivity protein SseB C-terminal domain-containing protein produces the protein MDHIESLLRRAAQDPLVRLQFYEELLDAKIFIISDHSALEIEDGVVQQGTKVSIARWSKEDGTPIIPFFSSLENLQKAIKRETPYIQFVCKDFFQIIRGQAAVLNPSSEIYKEFAIEEIESLLDGTLLQPTQVIQAERGTKVMIGEPAVYPEALVQMLKKHFKSDNRVKKAYLVQYYNPAEDGEPHSLMMLECDKEYQEVIGKAYLVAQASLQDGEFIDFLEYQANNQLCQQIAKDYQPFYRKKFLGIF, from the coding sequence ATGGATCACATAGAATCGTTATTAAGAAGGGCTGCACAAGACCCGTTGGTGAGACTACAGTTCTATGAAGAATTGCTTGATGCAAAGATCTTCATTATTTCGGATCATTCAGCCTTGGAGATCGAAGATGGAGTAGTTCAACAGGGGACGAAGGTAAGTATTGCTAGATGGTCTAAAGAAGATGGCACCCCCATCATTCCTTTTTTCTCAAGTTTGGAGAATTTACAGAAAGCGATCAAACGAGAGACGCCATATATTCAGTTCGTATGCAAGGATTTTTTTCAGATCATTCGTGGGCAAGCCGCAGTGTTAAATCCATCATCAGAGATCTACAAGGAATTTGCAATAGAAGAGATTGAATCCCTCCTAGATGGTACTCTACTTCAGCCTACTCAAGTTATTCAAGCTGAACGTGGTACCAAGGTGATGATAGGAGAGCCCGCAGTCTACCCTGAAGCATTGGTTCAGATGTTGAAGAAGCATTTTAAATCAGACAATCGTGTGAAGAAGGCGTATCTCGTACAATACTATAATCCAGCAGAGGATGGGGAGCCTCATTCATTAATGATGTTGGAGTGTGACAAAGAGTATCAGGAAGTGATTGGTAAGGCATATCTTGTCGCACAAGCGTCTTTGCAAGATGGTGAATTTATCGACTTCTTGGAGTATCAGGCAAACAATCAACTTTGCCAACAAATTGCTAAGGATTATCAGCCTTTTTATAGGAAGAAATTTCTCGGGATCTTTTGA
- a CDS encoding DUF2332 family protein — MKVSGLQFIYSFCIRGRGGVILKERVAEQFRRFAVNECHGSSDLYEVLVQQIAEDEELLQLASYSQPGQPTPNLFFAAVHFLLLNGTEDELSFYYESIVEKPKPVEQAYQPFRHFCLQHREEIINILQTRLVQTNEVRR; from the coding sequence ATGAAAGTATCAGGATTACAATTCATCTACTCATTTTGTATCAGGGGAAGAGGGGGAGTCATTCTGAAGGAGCGAGTAGCGGAGCAATTTCGTAGATTCGCAGTAAATGAGTGTCATGGGTCGAGTGATTTATATGAAGTCCTAGTTCAGCAGATTGCCGAGGATGAAGAGCTCTTACAACTTGCTAGCTATTCCCAGCCCGGACAACCAACTCCCAATCTATTCTTTGCAGCTGTGCATTTTTTGTTATTAAATGGCACTGAGGATGAGCTGTCATTCTATTATGAAAGCATCGTGGAGAAACCGAAGCCTGTGGAGCAGGCTTATCAGCCTTTTCGTCATTTTTGTCTCCAGCATCGTGAGGAGATAATCAATATTCTCCAAACCCGTTTGGTCCAAACCAATGAAGTACGACGCTGA
- a CDS encoding DMSO/selenate family reductase complex B subunit encodes MGKQLGFYIEQNRCIGCRACQVACKDKNDLEVGVLFRKVKEVEYGSFVQQGDAYLPNVGAYYISISCNHCTDPKCVENCPTGAMYKREEDGVVLVNPDVCVGCRYCTMACPYGAPQFIEELGQVRKCNFCLELIANGEQPACVGACPTRCIHYGPIDELREKFGGTADLYGLPSSEITHPNILFNPHKDAKH; translated from the coding sequence ATGGGAAAACAACTAGGATTTTATATTGAACAGAACCGTTGTATCGGCTGTCGTGCTTGTCAAGTAGCCTGTAAAGATAAAAATGATCTCGAAGTAGGCGTCCTCTTCCGTAAGGTGAAAGAGGTGGAGTATGGGAGCTTCGTCCAGCAGGGAGATGCCTATCTGCCTAATGTAGGTGCCTACTACATTTCCATCTCCTGTAACCATTGTACGGATCCAAAGTGTGTCGAAAACTGCCCCACAGGTGCGATGTATAAGCGGGAAGAGGATGGGGTTGTTCTCGTCAATCCCGATGTTTGTGTGGGATGTCGTTATTGTACGATGGCCTGTCCATATGGAGCACCACAATTTATTGAGGAATTAGGACAAGTAAGGAAGTGCAACTTCTGTCTTGAACTTATTGCCAATGGTGAGCAGCCTGCCTGTGTAGGTGCTTGTCCTACCCGTTGTATTCATTATGGTCCTATTGATGAGCTTCGCGAGAAGTTTGGAGGAACGGCAGATCTATACGGGCTACCTAGCTCTGAGATCACACATCCCAATATTCTCTTTAATCCACATAAGGACGCAAAACATTAA
- a CDS encoding coproporphyrinogen III oxidase translates to MRIVVVQNGFDFHQELERIIPLFFEEVDVQFTQVESQVAELPSQPFTIVLTLHEEDELRATGKLFTDRIKEAYVAEHRRTAVIDDEGQRRKVAKQVVSAVLLQLLEDWTGLKQPWGILTGIRPTKLMHRFLQQGKGQEEIEQFMTEELLVQPTKIALLYEIAQRQLQVLPDLYDLKTQGVSLYIGIPFCPTKCAYCTFPAYAIGTKQGQVEEFLQLLHEEIKAIGQWLQRTKLRVTTIYFGGGTPTSITAQQLDEIFQGMAQAFPHFSEVRELTVEAGRPDTITPEKIDVLKKWKVDRISINPQSFHEETLQAIGRHHTVAETIEKYKMAEAMGMNNINMDLILGLPGEGVKHVSHSLDEVGKLLPQSLTIHTLSFKRASTMTKRREAYHVSDRQEITQMMELAVHWTKAHNYQPYYLYRQKNILGNLENVGYALPGFESLYNIIIMEELQTIIGLGCGAVSKLVAPDGSIQRVPNPKEPRAYVEQFSHMLERKLNALAAMYEKDEALPK, encoded by the coding sequence ATGCGAATCGTTGTGGTGCAAAACGGTTTTGATTTTCATCAGGAATTGGAGCGCATTATTCCCCTCTTCTTTGAAGAGGTAGATGTCCAATTTACACAAGTTGAATCGCAGGTTGCAGAGCTTCCCTCACAACCTTTTACAATAGTTTTGACGCTTCATGAAGAGGATGAGTTGCGGGCAACAGGCAAATTATTCACAGATAGGATCAAAGAGGCATATGTGGCAGAGCATCGGCGTACAGCGGTAATTGATGACGAAGGACAGCGACGCAAGGTGGCCAAACAGGTGGTCTCAGCGGTATTACTCCAGCTCTTAGAGGATTGGACGGGCTTAAAGCAGCCTTGGGGAATCCTAACAGGTATTCGCCCAACGAAGCTGATGCACCGCTTCTTGCAGCAAGGTAAGGGTCAGGAAGAGATTGAGCAGTTCATGACTGAGGAGCTACTGGTGCAGCCAACGAAGATCGCCCTTCTCTACGAGATCGCCCAGCGACAGCTTCAAGTTCTACCAGACTTATATGATCTGAAGACCCAAGGGGTAAGTCTCTATATCGGGATCCCATTCTGTCCCACTAAGTGTGCCTACTGTACCTTCCCTGCCTATGCCATAGGTACGAAGCAGGGGCAAGTGGAGGAATTTCTCCAGCTGCTTCATGAGGAGATTAAGGCAATTGGTCAATGGCTACAACGGACCAAGCTAAGGGTCACCACGATCTATTTTGGTGGTGGTACGCCAACCTCCATCACTGCTCAGCAATTGGATGAGATTTTTCAAGGAATGGCTCAGGCATTTCCCCACTTTTCAGAGGTGCGCGAGCTCACTGTGGAGGCAGGACGTCCGGATACGATTACGCCTGAGAAGATTGATGTATTGAAAAAATGGAAGGTGGATCGAATCAGTATTAATCCCCAATCCTTCCATGAGGAAACCTTACAGGCAATCGGACGTCATCATACCGTGGCAGAGACCATTGAAAAATATAAAATGGCAGAGGCCATGGGTATGAATAATATCAATATGGATTTAATCCTCGGCTTACCTGGGGAAGGTGTTAAGCATGTGAGTCATTCCTTGGATGAGGTAGGAAAGCTACTCCCTCAGTCGCTCACCATTCATACCCTCTCGTTTAAGCGTGCTTCCACTATGACCAAGCGGCGCGAGGCCTATCACGTTAGCGATCGTCAGGAGATCACCCAGATGATGGAGCTGGCAGTCCATTGGACGAAGGCACATAATTATCAGCCCTATTATCTTTATCGGCAGAAAAATATCTTAGGGAATCTCGAAAATGTAGGTTATGCTCTACCTGGTTTTGAGAGTCTCTACAATATTATTATCATGGAGGAGCTTCAGACCATCATCGGGCTGGGCTGCGGGGCAGTGAGTAAGCTGGTGGCACCCGATGGCTCCATTCAGCGTGTACCCAATCCAAAGGAGCCCAGGGCCTATGTGGAGCAATTCTCTCATATGCTAGAGCGCAAGCTGAATGCCCTTGCTGCTATGTATGAAAAAGATGAAGCCCTCCCAAAATAA
- a CDS encoding N-acetylmuramoyl-L-alanine amidase, whose translation MNIHKNSIILFLFTLLLALPLLVPIEVFANTNTEKSDAPVTILAVPTVENLHVRSGPSTSFSSLGLIQPEEAFPILQEQGKWVQIQYSETETGWIAGWLIEKREGEANRLNHTGNEAIIHADILNVREQPSISAPIIDKLKEGQAVRILKVSEGWYYISWLTSTQTERNGWIAGQYAEMNDSPSSPTTPPAPTTPAQGSDGTQPEQPANTYPTQVLVAVDVLNVRSAPRLDSEIVKQVKMSSVLSVLSQEKDWFQIQLEEPEQSGWVASWLVESANLPIQNQPMVTILTDGTNLRSGPGLDYEVLTHGQVGDKYPIITQENDWFKLQLTDGTTAYVAGWVVGITGLPPVDIATQQKILQDKVIVIDPGHGGKDQGAKGPYYGTLEKTINLKISKVVVEKLKAAGATVIMTRQDDTYIPLQGRVDVAHHYQAHAFVSIHHNTIKDPSIRGTMVYYHTKDINARFLASTMVNEVVNQTQFRNMGARYGNYYVLRENSQLAVLIELGFLTNQEEERTINTDTYVEQAAEGIFQGLIKYFAFHK comes from the coding sequence GTGAATATTCACAAAAATTCCATCATTTTATTCCTATTTACCCTATTACTCGCTCTGCCCCTACTTGTACCCATTGAGGTCTTTGCCAACACCAATACGGAGAAAAGCGATGCTCCTGTCACGATTTTGGCAGTGCCTACTGTAGAGAACCTTCATGTTCGCTCAGGTCCTAGTACTAGCTTCTCCTCCCTCGGCTTAATTCAGCCAGAAGAGGCCTTTCCCATTCTCCAGGAGCAAGGGAAATGGGTACAAATTCAGTATTCTGAGACAGAAACAGGCTGGATAGCTGGCTGGTTGATTGAGAAGCGAGAAGGCGAAGCCAATCGCCTAAATCATACTGGAAATGAAGCGATTATCCATGCCGATATCTTAAATGTCCGAGAACAACCTTCCATATCTGCTCCTATCATCGATAAACTAAAAGAGGGACAAGCAGTCCGGATCCTAAAGGTTTCCGAGGGTTGGTATTACATATCATGGTTGACCAGTACACAGACTGAGAGAAACGGTTGGATCGCAGGACAATATGCCGAGATGAATGATTCGCCATCATCACCAACAACCCCACCTGCTCCTACTACTCCCGCTCAGGGCAGCGACGGAACGCAACCAGAGCAGCCAGCTAATACCTATCCCACCCAGGTGCTTGTAGCCGTTGATGTCTTAAATGTTCGGAGTGCACCTCGTTTGGATAGTGAGATTGTGAAACAGGTTAAGATGTCCTCTGTTCTCTCTGTCTTATCACAAGAAAAGGACTGGTTCCAGATTCAATTAGAGGAGCCCGAGCAATCTGGCTGGGTGGCTAGCTGGCTCGTAGAATCTGCAAACCTCCCTATCCAGAATCAACCGATGGTCACCATCTTAACCGATGGAACCAATCTCCGCTCCGGACCTGGGCTAGATTATGAGGTGCTTACCCATGGTCAAGTTGGCGATAAGTATCCGATCATTACCCAAGAGAATGATTGGTTTAAGCTACAATTAACCGACGGAACCACCGCTTATGTAGCTGGATGGGTAGTAGGGATTACTGGTTTACCACCTGTGGATATAGCGACACAGCAAAAAATCCTCCAGGATAAAGTGATTGTGATTGATCCCGGACATGGTGGGAAAGATCAGGGAGCAAAGGGTCCTTACTATGGGACCTTAGAGAAAACCATCAATTTAAAAATATCTAAGGTCGTGGTGGAAAAATTGAAAGCAGCTGGTGCCACTGTGATCATGACCCGCCAGGATGACACTTACATTCCCCTTCAGGGACGTGTAGATGTAGCCCACCATTATCAAGCCCATGCTTTCGTCAGTATTCATCACAATACCATCAAAGACCCAAGCATCCGCGGAACAATGGTCTACTACCATACGAAGGACATAAATGCGCGCTTCTTGGCTAGTACCATGGTTAATGAAGTGGTTAATCAGACGCAATTCCGTAATATGGGTGCGCGATATGGAAATTATTATGTACTCCGTGAAAACTCTCAGCTCGCTGTTCTTATTGAGTTAGGCTTTCTAACCAATCAGGAGGAGGAACGGACCATCAATACCGATACCTATGTTGAGCAGGCCGCTGAAGGGATTTTCCAAGGTCTCATCAAATATTTTGCTTTTCATAAATAA
- the aspS gene encoding aspartate--tRNA ligase encodes MMEPFRSHHCGELRRSYDGSAVKLVGWVQKRRDLGGLIFLDLRDRSGIVQVMFDPAQHPEAKEVAESLRSEYVVQIEGKVVTRSQENVNPNMATGEIEVLASAVTVLNAAKTPPFPISDQCDADESKRLTYRYLDLRRSELQKTIMLRHKVNKMIRDFLDEHGFLEIETPMLTRSTPEGARDYLVPSRVHPGEFFALPQSPQLFKQLLMVAGFERYYQIVRCFRDEDLRADRQPEFTQLDIETSFVTTEELHDMMEELMVRIMKEVHEIEIPRPFQRMEWRDAMELYGSDKPDLRFGMQFIPCAELFANCGFKVFAEAIANGGDVKALNAKGAAERYSRKEITRLEDEVKRHGAKGLAWLKLEEDGWKGPIAKFFNEDELSQLQSLAAAEVGDVLFFIADGKKKVVLDSLGALRLILGRELQLIDEDQFKFVWIVNFPLLSYDEEEGRYVAEHHPFTSPLLEDLPLLDTDPGAVRAAAYDLVLNGYELGGGSRRIYQRELQMKMFNALGFTPEEARAKFGFLLDAFEYGTPPHGGIAFGMDRLIMLLAKRNSIRDVIAFPKTARAQDLMMAAPSTVDDKQLKELHLKVELESK; translated from the coding sequence ATGATGGAACCATTCCGTTCACATCACTGTGGTGAGCTTCGTCGCTCCTACGATGGTAGCGCAGTCAAATTGGTAGGTTGGGTACAGAAACGTCGTGACTTAGGGGGATTGATCTTCCTCGATCTTCGTGATCGCAGCGGGATTGTACAGGTGATGTTCGACCCAGCCCAACATCCTGAAGCCAAAGAGGTCGCAGAGTCACTCCGTTCTGAATATGTGGTGCAAATTGAAGGTAAAGTGGTTACTCGTTCTCAAGAGAATGTAAATCCCAATATGGCTACGGGAGAGATTGAAGTATTGGCATCAGCTGTTACAGTTTTGAATGCAGCCAAAACTCCACCCTTCCCCATTAGCGATCAATGTGATGCCGATGAGAGCAAGCGCTTAACCTATCGCTATCTCGATCTACGTCGGTCTGAGCTACAGAAGACGATTATGCTTCGCCATAAAGTGAATAAGATGATTCGCGATTTTCTTGATGAGCATGGCTTCTTGGAGATTGAAACACCGATGCTTACTCGTAGTACACCTGAAGGGGCACGGGACTATCTTGTACCAAGCCGTGTTCATCCTGGTGAGTTCTTTGCCCTTCCTCAGTCTCCTCAGCTCTTTAAGCAGCTTTTAATGGTAGCTGGCTTTGAGCGCTATTATCAAATTGTACGTTGCTTCCGTGATGAGGATTTACGTGCGGACCGTCAGCCAGAATTTACTCAGCTGGATATTGAAACCTCCTTCGTCACCACGGAAGAGCTTCATGACATGATGGAAGAGTTAATGGTACGGATCATGAAGGAAGTGCATGAAATCGAGATACCCCGTCCCTTCCAACGGATGGAGTGGCGTGATGCCATGGAATTGTACGGATCAGATAAGCCAGACCTTCGTTTTGGAATGCAGTTTATCCCTTGTGCAGAGCTCTTTGCAAACTGTGGATTCAAGGTATTTGCGGAAGCCATTGCCAATGGCGGCGATGTGAAGGCTCTCAATGCAAAGGGAGCGGCAGAGCGTTATTCCCGTAAAGAGATCACCCGTCTCGAGGATGAAGTGAAACGGCATGGCGCTAAAGGCTTGGCTTGGCTCAAGTTAGAAGAGGATGGCTGGAAGGGACCGATTGCGAAGTTCTTCAATGAAGATGAACTGAGCCAGCTCCAGTCCCTTGCAGCTGCAGAGGTCGGTGATGTTCTCTTCTTCATCGCAGATGGGAAGAAGAAGGTGGTCCTCGATTCATTAGGAGCATTACGTCTCATCCTCGGTCGCGAGCTCCAATTGATTGATGAAGATCAATTTAAATTTGTTTGGATCGTCAACTTCCCACTTCTCAGCTATGATGAGGAGGAAGGACGTTACGTGGCTGAGCATCATCCCTTCACCAGCCCGTTATTGGAAGACCTACCCTTATTGGATACAGATCCAGGTGCCGTTCGTGCAGCGGCCTATGACCTAGTGCTCAATGGCTATGAATTAGGTGGGGGTAGTCGACGGATCTATCAACGTGAGTTACAAATGAAGATGTTCAATGCCTTAGGCTTTACGCCTGAAGAGGCTCGTGCTAAGTTTGGTTTCTTATTAGATGCATTCGAATATGGCACACCGCCCCATGGTGGAATCGCTTTTGGGATGGACCGCTTGATCATGCTACTGGCAAAACGGAATAGTATTCGTGATGTCATCGCATTCCCGAAAACAGCCCGAGCTCAAGACTTAATGATGGCAGCACCAAGCACTGTGGATGATAAACAATTAAAAGAGCTACACTTAAAGGTTGAGCTGGAAAGTAAATAA